In Pseudoalteromonas carrageenovora IAM 12662, the following proteins share a genomic window:
- a CDS encoding inorganic phosphate transporter has protein sequence MDIIASYGTVLILIAAAVGFFMAYGIGANDVANAMGTSVGSKALTIKQAIFIAMVFEFAGAYLAGGEVTSTIRKGIIDAAPFAALPDLMVLGMISALFAAGTWLLIASFLGWPVSTTHSIIGAIIGFALVAVGTEAIQWNKVGGIVGSWIITPAISGFIAYLIFMSAQKLIFDTDAPLKNAKRYVPLYMGLAGFIMALVTIKKGLKHVGINIGSVEGYALAIAVAVIVAIIGKVAIARLNIDPKADKQMQFNNVEKVFAVLMVLTACCMAFAHGSNDVANAIGPLAAVVNIVENNGEIAKKAAIAWWILPLGGFGIVAGLAILGKKVIKTIGEGITHLTPSRGFAAELAAASTVVIASGTGMPISTTQTLVGAVLGVGMARGIGALNMGVIRNIVVSWVITLPVGAALAIVIFYVLRTAFGV, from the coding sequence ATGGATATCATTGCATCTTACGGCACGGTATTAATTTTAATTGCCGCAGCAGTTGGCTTTTTTATGGCTTATGGTATTGGCGCGAACGACGTTGCTAATGCGATGGGTACTTCTGTAGGTTCGAAAGCACTTACAATCAAACAAGCAATTTTTATTGCGATGGTTTTTGAATTTGCAGGGGCTTATTTAGCCGGTGGAGAGGTTACATCAACGATTCGTAAAGGAATTATTGATGCTGCTCCATTTGCTGCACTCCCTGATTTAATGGTTTTAGGTATGATCTCTGCGTTATTTGCAGCGGGTACTTGGCTATTAATTGCCTCATTTTTAGGCTGGCCGGTATCAACTACCCACTCAATCATTGGTGCTATCATTGGTTTTGCGTTAGTTGCAGTTGGTACAGAGGCAATTCAATGGAATAAAGTAGGTGGTATTGTTGGTAGTTGGATTATAACGCCAGCTATATCGGGCTTTATTGCATACTTAATATTTATGAGTGCACAAAAACTAATTTTTGATACCGATGCACCACTTAAAAATGCTAAACGCTATGTACCACTTTATATGGGCTTAGCGGGCTTTATTATGGCGCTAGTAACCATTAAAAAAGGTTTAAAGCATGTAGGTATTAATATTGGTTCAGTAGAGGGTTACGCCCTTGCAATTGCTGTAGCAGTAATAGTGGCCATTATTGGTAAAGTTGCTATTGCACGATTAAATATTGATCCTAAAGCTGATAAGCAAATGCAGTTTAATAACGTTGAAAAAGTATTTGCGGTATTAATGGTATTAACGGCGTGTTGTATGGCGTTTGCGCATGGATCTAACGATGTAGCTAATGCAATCGGTCCATTAGCTGCAGTTGTAAATATTGTTGAAAACAATGGTGAAATAGCTAAGAAAGCCGCTATTGCATGGTGGATTCTACCTCTTGGTGGTTTTGGTATTGTTGCGGGTCTTGCTATTTTAGGCAAAAAAGTAATTAAAACGATTGGTGAAGGCATTACACATTTAACACCGAGCCGTGGTTTTGCTGCTGAATTAGCTGCTGCCTCTACCGTTGTTATTGCATCGGGTACTGGTATGCCAATTTCTACTACACAAACCTTAGTTGGTGCTGTGTTAGGTGTAGGTATGGCACGTGGTATTGGTGCACTTAACATGGGCGTTATCAGAAACATTGTAGTTTCTTGGGTAA
- a CDS encoding TIGR00153 family protein, translating into MPTNAFLGVFAKSPIKPMEEHINKVHQASKALIPFFNHVFKEEWEQAEELRITIRNLEREADDMKRDIRLQLPRGLFMPVERTDLLELVTQQDKIANKAKDIAGRVIGREMTIPKVMQADFLAYLTRCVDATKQASKAINELEELLETGFKGREVTLVEKMLVELDAIEQDTDDMQIKVRRQLRDVEGELNPIDVMFLYKIIEWVGELADIAERVGSRLELMLAR; encoded by the coding sequence ATGCCTACAAACGCGTTTTTAGGAGTATTTGCAAAATCTCCTATCAAACCAATGGAAGAACACATCAATAAAGTGCATCAAGCTAGTAAAGCTTTGATACCTTTTTTTAATCACGTATTTAAAGAAGAGTGGGAACAAGCAGAAGAGCTTCGCATCACTATTCGTAATTTAGAGCGTGAAGCTGATGATATGAAAAGAGATATACGTTTACAGTTACCGCGCGGTTTATTTATGCCGGTAGAACGTACAGATCTGCTCGAATTAGTAACTCAACAAGATAAAATTGCCAATAAAGCAAAAGATATTGCAGGACGAGTGATTGGTCGTGAAATGACTATTCCTAAAGTAATGCAAGCAGACTTTTTAGCTTATTTAACTCGCTGTGTAGATGCTACTAAACAAGCCTCTAAAGCAATAAATGAGTTAGAAGAATTACTAGAAACGGGCTTTAAAGGTCGTGAAGTGACCTTAGTAGAAAAAATGCTCGTAGAATTGGATGCAATAGAACAAGACACGGATGATATGCAAATAAAAGTACGCCGCCAACTACGTGATGTAGAAGGTGAGCTAAACCCAATTGATGTAATGTTTTTATACAAAATTATTGAATGGGTTGGCGAGCTTGCAGATATTGCAGAGCGCGTAGGATCACGTCTTGAGCTGATGTTAGCTCGTTAA
- the phoU gene encoding phosphate signaling complex protein PhoU produces the protein MEHNINKHISGRFNQELENVRNHVLNMGGLVEQQLNSALDAVSRNDAELAQKVRQNDYKVNAMEVSIDEECTRIIARRQPAASDLRLVIAIAKTIADLERIGDEAERIAKVALDSFTKDQQDLLVNIENMGRQVLKMLHDVLDAFARMDVQRAFEVHKEDAKVDREYEAITRQIMTYMMEDPRSIPKIMDLVWSVRSLERIGDRCQNIAEYIIYFVNGKDIRHTSQEDIEKSL, from the coding sequence ATGGAACATAATATTAATAAACATATTTCTGGTCGCTTTAACCAAGAGCTAGAAAATGTACGTAACCATGTTTTAAACATGGGTGGCTTAGTTGAGCAACAACTTAACAGTGCACTTGACGCTGTAAGCCGTAACGATGCTGAGCTTGCACAAAAGGTGCGCCAAAACGATTATAAAGTTAATGCGATGGAAGTAAGCATTGATGAAGAATGTACGCGTATTATTGCGCGTCGCCAACCTGCTGCGAGCGATTTGCGCTTAGTTATAGCTATTGCAAAAACGATTGCAGATTTGGAGCGTATTGGCGATGAAGCTGAGCGAATTGCTAAAGTTGCACTTGATTCATTTACTAAAGATCAACAAGACTTATTAGTAAATATTGAAAACATGGGTCGCCAAGTTTTAAAAATGCTACACGACGTACTTGATGCATTTGCGCGTATGGATGTACAGCGCGCCTTTGAAGTACACAAAGAAGATGCAAAAGTTGACCGTGAATACGAAGCGATAACACGTCAAATAATGACTTATATGATGGAAGACCCACGCTCAATTCCTAAAATTATGGATTTAGTGTGGTCTGTGCGTTCGTTAGAGCGTATTGGTGACCGTTGCCAAAACATTGCTGAATACATCATTTATTTTGTTAACGGTAAAGATATTCGTCATACATCTCAAGAAGATATAGAAAAATCTTTATAA
- the pstB gene encoding phosphate ABC transporter ATP-binding protein PstB has protein sequence MITVAPQVNQANIGQKLDLENLTDDQKALEIKNLDLYYGDKQALSNVNMNIPKGQVTAFIGPSGCGKSTLLRCINRMNDLVDICRIEGEILLHGQNIYDKSVDVAALRRNVGMVFQRPNPFPKSIYENVVYGLRLQGIKEKRKLDEVVEQSLRGAALWDEVKDRLHDSAFGLSGGQQQRLVIARSIAIEPEVLLLDEPTSALDPISTLVIEELINDLKNKFTVVIVTHNMQQAARVSDQTAFMYMGELIEYSDTNTLFTTPSKKKTEDYITGRYG, from the coding sequence ATGATTACAGTCGCTCCACAAGTAAACCAAGCTAATATAGGTCAAAAATTAGACCTAGAAAACTTAACTGACGACCAAAAAGCGTTAGAGATTAAAAACCTTGATCTTTACTATGGTGATAAGCAAGCATTAAGTAACGTTAATATGAACATCCCAAAAGGGCAGGTAACCGCGTTTATCGGGCCATCGGGCTGTGGTAAATCAACATTACTTCGTTGTATTAACCGTATGAATGATTTAGTTGATATTTGTCGTATTGAAGGTGAAATATTACTGCATGGCCAAAACATTTACGATAAAAGTGTAGATGTTGCAGCGCTTCGTCGTAACGTGGGGATGGTGTTTCAACGGCCTAACCCATTTCCTAAATCAATTTATGAAAATGTGGTTTATGGCCTACGCTTACAAGGCATCAAAGAAAAACGTAAATTAGATGAAGTGGTAGAGCAATCACTACGCGGTGCTGCTTTATGGGATGAAGTAAAAGACAGATTACACGATAGTGCATTTGGGCTATCGGGTGGTCAGCAACAACGTTTAGTTATTGCTCGCTCTATTGCTATTGAGCCAGAAGTACTGCTGTTAGATGAACCAACATCAGCACTTGATCCAATTTCTACTTTGGTTATTGAAGAGCTAATTAACGACTTAAAGAACAAGTTTACCGTTGTTATTGTTACACATAACATGCAACAAGCAGCGCGTGTATCTGATCAAACCGCTTTTATGTACATGGGTGAGCTGATTGAATACTCAGACACAAATACCTTATTTACAACGCCTAGCAAAAAGAAAACAGAAGACTACATTACAGGCCGTTACGGCTAG